The sequence below is a genomic window from Setaria italica strain Yugu1 chromosome IV, Setaria_italica_v2.0, whole genome shotgun sequence.
GTCTGCTTGGAATGGGCCAATCTGCAACAACACAACTTAAATgaattataaataatattgtAACAAATCAAGATTTAGATAATTCAAACAGTAGGACAGTGCAACATCATTGAATGAACCACTAGGGGGTTGTGGCCAGTCATACGACATACATGATTAACACTaacaaagagaagaaaatgaGTTTTAAAGAAGACGTCAAGAATTATGTGGAGTTAGCATAAGCAAAAAATGGCCTGAAAACCCAGACCCAGAATTCAGAGTGAAAGAGATTTTGACAGAGTACAACACTTCTTTTTTAGAGCACATTGAAGTATGAAAACACACACTTAACACGAAAGGCCCCACAAGGGATACGCGCTTTCCCACTGAACGCACATGCATGTGTGTACTCCTACAATTAGTGAACACCAACACAGAGTCTGTACCCTGGTGAGCTGGTCAGTGGTCGTACACCCGCAGCACTAGCCATCTGGCAACAGGCCAGTTTCCACAACACTTATATTGAATACATTATCACACTCATTCTTGTCGCGCATCACAACACTCCTGCTGCTAACACACACTGGCTCTTACAGAATGGAGTGGCAAGATTACCTTCCCAGACAACACATTCTCTAGAAACCCTACAGTTCCAATTGTCGTGTTTTTATAACAAAATGCTCAAATTACAATTGGTGATATGCACACTAACTTGAAGACATACATTTGTGAAGAGGCAAGAAATGCATTAATATTCAGAGTTATTTGATCACTCTAGAAGTTTAATTTATTGACCTACCAAGCAAAACTAAGTGGCCACAAGGCCCTCAAGCCCTCAGCAGAAGATCTATAAGCTATAAAATAATAAGAGAGCATCCATTAGATGGCTGGCCAGCAGAAAGGAGGTATCTCATAAACATTTATATGGAAACATTGGTGATGAAATGAAGTATCCCTGTCTCGCGACAGTGTTGATACAGAGATAAAACAATATTGATCATGGAAGAATATAACAGAACAGACATTGGAGCAAATAAACTATAGTATGATCATCTTTTATAAATCAATGAGCTAACAGCATACCTGAAAACTACCGATCCTTGTTGTGGTACCAGGAGGCAATTCATTCTCATCCACATAATATGCGTCCAAATTAAAACTGCTGTTCTTCTGTAGAGTAATGGTCTTAACACTGGGAAAGGGAAGGCCTCTCCGGAACAATGCATTACTTGACAATGTTGAAATTGGGCCTTCACTCGTGCAACATCCTATCGAAGCAGGGATAGCATCTTGCACCTAAAATACAATGAATGTGGCAATCTCACTATACAACGCAGTCTCACCTGCTTCAAATACCAGATATAGCTTACAAGATAAAGTGCAATCATACCTCATATTCCCGAACCCGGAATGTAGGACTAAGCATTGCACACTGCAACGCACACCCCCGAGCCACACATTCGCTAGCATTGAGAGTACGACTAGTTTCCCTTCTAAAGAATCCCGCAAGCACCTTGGCAATGGAAGGTACCCGAGAACCTGACCCAACAAGTTCCACAGAATGCAGCCTCTCCAATCCAATCCCTGAAACTGCCACCGCCCTCTTGCAAGGTTCCACAATCCTctccagcagtccagcacatagCTTCTcgaattcctccctcctgatcACCCCCCTGACATCCTTCTCCTCCATCAAGCACTCAATGTTCACCACAGCCTCCGCATTCGCGCTCAGAACCTTCTTCGCCTTCTCGCACGCTGCCCTTAACCTCATACTGGCCTTCACATTCCCCACGACATCAATCTTATACCTGTCCCTGAACTCCTCTGCAAAATGCTCGAACAGCACCTCGTCGAAGTCCCTGCCCCCCAGGTCAGCGTCGAATCCGTGCGACAGCACCCTCATCCCCGACGCGTCAAAGGCCACCACCGCAACCTGCGTGTCGCATTGCCCGACGTCCACGAACGCGACGTGGCTGGGGCCCCCGGCGCTGCCGAGGTCGGAGCGGTAGAGGCCGTAGCCtagcgcggtggcggcgaggtcgtGCATGAGGCGGAGCGGCCTGAGCCCcgctacggcggcggcgtcgaggtaGGCGTGGCGCTGCGCCTGCGTGAAGTAACAGGGCACGGAGATCACGCAgtcggcgacgggcgcgccgcCGAGGTCGGCCTCGGCGAGCTGCTTGAGGTAGGCGAGCAGCATGGAGAGGAGGTGGGTCGGGGAGAGCGGGATGTGTCGGCCGATGTGGTCGGCGTGGACGACCGCGCCGCcatcggcggcggaggaggagacggggaaGGGGAGGCGCGGGATGTCGCGGAGGATCGAGGAGGCCGGGTCCCGGCCGGTGGCGCCGAGGATGAGGCGCTTGACGCTGGAGAAGGgggcgtgggaggcggaggcggaggccgcgtgGGAGCCGATGAGGCGCGCGTTGTGGGagaaggcgacggcggcgggggactCGCGCTTGGACTCGGCGTTGAGGAGCACGTCGATGccccgctgccgcgccgccgccgccaccagggtGTCGTTGCCGACGTCGAACCCGACCAcgctcatcgccgccgccgggtccgccgatccggggattCGATCGGTGGGAATGGGGGCGGGGCGGTCGGATTTGGGGGGCGCGATGCGATGGAaagatggagatggaggagcGGTGCGCCGGAGGGTACGGTCCGCGCACGCCGCGGTgggagaggaggtggaggggcggGCGGGGTTACTTGGCTGTCGCCGACAGGTGGGGCCGCTGCCTTTTGCCTGTGGGGACGTGGCGCTGCAGAAGGTTACggtctctttctttcttgcCCTCCTAATTTCGAGCTGCTAATCATCATCAACCACACTCTTTCACTGTAAGCAGTCAGTATTTTTCATTAGCTAATCTTGTAAATTTATTTGCCGTACCGTCTTCTCATTTCAATTGTGACTGTAAAATCATTACCCGATGCTGTAATGTGTTTGGGATCTTATACGGTGAAGTTGTTTTATGATCTTGGCAAAGTGGGGAGAACCTTTTTGGTTAACGTATTGACACGTATGAAAAAGTTTTAGTAAGAATAAAGTTAACTCGTCTAGAATCAGATGAATAatataaaaaaatcaattttaaAAGTTTTTAAATTCAAAGGTGAAAATTCACGCCTGGAATTGAATGTTCAACTTTCATGGATGGAAAGGCCGAATTTTGTCCACATAGCATGGAACTTAGGTAGCCCGAGGTctagcaaaaataaaacaaaataaaaaataagtgAACCGACGGAAATTGACGGCCTCTCCCGTTCCGGCGGCCGGCCGTGCACGACTGTTCCGTTGCCCCCTAGCCACTTCGCGGCTGTCTTACCGGACCgcgctctcgccgtcgccgacctccCGATTCCATCCCTGCTACCCCCGATCCCAACCggctcgcgcgccgccgccatcttcgCCCGCGCCCACCTTGCTGCCGCGGCTCGCGGCCCCGTACGCTCCCGCGCCCGCCTCGGGGACCCGGCGGCTGCCCTCGATCTGacccctcgggggctggatggACAAGGGGAAATCGGTGGTCGCCGAGCTGGCGGCGTCGCTCAGCGATGTCCGTGTCACGCCGCGCCAGAACCCCAAGCCCAAGAGCTTCCTACCATCGCCCTCCTTCTGTAAGCTCCTGATTCTTCCTGATTCGAGCTATCAAATCTCTTATGCTGGGTAGCTAACATTTAAGAGTAGTCAGCTGACAGTGTTGGTCACGCGGGCCTGCTTAGAGTTGCCGTGGTTGATTTAGTGGGGTATCTCCTGAAAAAACGAAAGATGTAAAGAAAGAATTGAGAACCTTCTAGGATGATAAAAGCAGTGGTGGAAATATTATCCCTGGAGCTATTGATTGGCTTTAGTTTGCAGAATTGGTGTTGTGTGCTTCACTTTTATCATTCTGTTAATTGTATCTCGGGAGACACTTAACTTTCAGTAAGTGACATGTATTCCAGTTGTTAATGGATATTTGTTCTGATATACTGCCAAGAAGATTACACACAACAGTTAATTTGTATTGAACAGGGAATGAAGCCTCATTCAGTTTGTGTTAACAAACTCATCAAAGTTACTTCATCAAGTGTTGTACAGATCAAAATAATTTAATATTTCTTCCTATCGGTTTCCAATTGTCCCTGACTCCCTGTAAATGCATGTTTGAAGCTTTATCTCCAAATATTAATGTGCAATTCATCACTTTTCAGATTCTTTCTCAAAGAAGGCTAAACCTCGGAAATTGGTGAGCCTGTGTCTTGGCACACTTGGTCAGCATCTTGAGGATATCATCGCTGATATT
It includes:
- the LOC101769482 gene encoding heat shock 70 kDa protein 16, with product MSVVGFDVGNDTLVAAAARQRGIDVLLNAESKRESPAAVAFSHNARLIGSHAASASASHAPFSSVKRLILGATGRDPASSILRDIPRLPFPVSSSAADGGAVVHADHIGRHIPLSPTHLLSMLLAYLKQLAEADLGGAPVADCVISVPCYFTQAQRHAYLDAAAVAGLRPLRLMHDLAATALGYGLYRSDLGSAGGPSHVAFVDVGQCDTQVAVVAFDASGMRVLSHGFDADLGGRDFDEVLFEHFAEEFRDRYKIDVVGNVKASMRLRAACEKAKKVLSANAEAVVNIECLMEEKDVRGVIRREEFEKLCAGLLERIVEPCKRAVAVSGIGLERLHSVELVGSGSRVPSIAKVLAGFFRRETSRTLNASECVARGCALQCAMLSPTFRVREYEVQDAIPASIGCCTSEGPISTLSSNALFRRGLPFPSVKTITLQKNSSFNLDAYYVDENELPPGTTTRIGSFQIGPFQADTEASKVKVKIRLNLHGLISVESAALIDDYERNATSADHMEVDSSGDDTGHKSRNERSIQRQDLPIAEYIYGAMSKQELLEAQEQEQQLAYQDKLMERTKDRKNALESYVYDTRNKLSERYRSFATDSEREEISVNLQQTEEWLYEEGDDETEAVYCSKLEELKKLVDPIENRCKDDEVRAEAMRELLKCIVDHRTAAKSLSTLERDAVDNECNKAEQWLREGLQLQETLPKNVDPVLWSYQIKRKEEELDMFCQNISRHKASPARTDGSRGSDHMATPDRD